The Methanosphaera sp. genome contains a region encoding:
- the hacB gene encoding homoaconitase small subunit, with translation MDNIDDAKVWTFRDCIDTDVIIAGRYLRTFDAQDLADHVMEAEDPDFSSNVSEGDIIVAGWNFGCGSSREQAPVAIKAAGVSAVIAKSFARIFYRNAVNIGLPVIVADIKADAGDVLEIKFDEGIITNKTTSETFEIQPLDDMMMDILECGGVVNQYLKNKEEK, from the coding sequence ATGGATAATATAGATGATGCAAAAGTATGGACATTTCGTGATTGTATAGATACAGATGTAATTATAGCAGGAAGATATCTTAGAACATTTGATGCTCAAGATCTTGCAGACCATGTAATGGAAGCTGAAGATCCTGATTTTTCATCTAATGTATCAGAAGGTGATATTATTGTTGCAGGTTGGAACTTTGGATGTGGATCATCACGTGAACAAGCACCTGTTGCAATAAAAGCTGCTGGAGTATCTGCTGTAATTGCAAAATCATTTGCAAGAATCTTTTATAGAAATGCAGTAAATATTGGACTTCCAGTAATAGTTGCAGATATTAAGGCTGATGCTGGAGATGTTCTTGAAATTAAATTTGATGAAGGAATTATAACAAATAAAACAACATCTGAAACATTTGAAATACAACCACTTGATGATATGATGATGGATATTTTAGAATGTGGTGGAG
- a CDS encoding beta-ribofuranosylaminobenzene 5'-phosphate synthase — MEIETSARLHLSLIDLNGSEGRIDGGIGLTLKDPSLIIECIENNTQTNVVCSDKYVMEDEYEKKIIDAYEKMKNYLGIDNTYTFNIKKIYPIHHGLGLGTQLALSTAKLVSEINDIDLDTYTQASVVGRGGTSGVGVYAFDKGGFIIDGGHKSDMKSEFLPSSASKVAPPPLIARYDFPEDWDILLITPNISQGSSGSSEVNIFKQYTPIAKSDVESISHITLMKLMPSIVEHDLDMLGEAISQIQNRGFKKIEKDLQSSEIHSIINYMHDNGINAAGMSSFGPTCFGIVDSNAKSLKHEILDLMDNKAEVTITKAKNYGSKIKK, encoded by the coding sequence ATGGAAATAGAAACTTCTGCAAGATTACATTTATCATTAATTGATCTTAATGGATCAGAAGGACGTATAGATGGTGGAATAGGATTAACACTAAAGGATCCATCACTTATAATTGAATGTATTGAAAATAATACACAGACAAATGTAGTATGCAGTGATAAATATGTCATGGAAGATGAATATGAAAAGAAAATAATAGATGCATATGAGAAGATGAAAAACTATCTTGGTATAGATAATACATATACATTTAATATTAAAAAGATATATCCAATACATCATGGACTTGGACTTGGAACACAACTTGCACTTTCAACAGCAAAACTTGTATCTGAGATAAATGATATTGATCTTGATACATACACACAAGCATCAGTTGTAGGTCGTGGAGGAACAAGTGGTGTTGGAGTATATGCATTTGATAAAGGTGGATTTATAATTGATGGTGGTCATAAAAGTGATATGAAATCTGAATTTCTTCCATCATCAGCATCAAAAGTTGCACCACCACCATTAATTGCCAGGTATGATTTTCCAGAAGATTGGGATATACTTCTTATAACACCTAATATTTCACAGGGAAGTAGTGGAAGTAGTGAAGTTAATATATTTAAACAATATACGCCAATTGCAAAGAGTGATGTTGAGTCAATTTCACACATTACACTAATGAAGCTTATGCCATCAATTGTTGAACATGACCTAGACATGTTAGGTGAGGCAATAAGTCAGATACAAAATAGAGGATTTAAAAAGATAGAAAAAGATCTTCAATCTAGTGAAATACACAGTATTATCAACTATATGCATGATAATGGAATTAATGCAGCAGGTATGAGTTCATTTGGACCTACATGTTTTGGAATTGTTGATAGTAATGCAAAATCATTAAAGCATGAAATTCTAGATTTAATGGATAATAAGGCAGAAGTAACAATTACAAAAGCAAAAAATTATGGATCAAAAATAAAAAAATAA
- a CDS encoding tRNA uridine(34) 5-carboxymethylaminomethyl modification radical SAM/GNAT enzyme Elp3: MQQDDIKTKEACRHIIDEAIANNITTKKQLEKLKIQTCRDMKLAGFMSNSKILQYANDDELEIVRPLLMKKPTRTISGVAIVAIMCHPHKCPHGRCKYCPESSIAPPSYTGEEPAALRARMFNFHPYIQTFNRLYQLRNIGHSIDKVELIIMGGTFASRCLDYQEWFVTQALRAMNDFEAVAASIPKNQREIEIIPPTDFKYIDDVQKMNESSKVRCVGLTFETRPDFSKVEDVNRMLNFGVTRVELGVQTLYNHIYKRVDRGHKISDVIEANQALRDSAIKVAMHMMPGLSSSKSSDIRMFKRLFNEEAFSPDMLKIYPCLITEGSEFYDMWQRGEYEPYTSEEAVDLIVEVKKILPKWVRTMRIQRDIPATLINAGVKKSNLGELVYNRLDEEDIHCQCIRCREVGHKKSQGIDVDFDSIELLREDYKAVGGREIFLSVEDTSNDILIGFTRLRIPSKNAFRPEITPTTSLIRELHVYGQMQKIGQNDDKLWQHQGYGAKLLAEAEMIAKDEFGKDKMSIISGIGVRNYYRKFGYEKDGPYMSKNI, from the coding sequence ATGCAACAAGATGATATAAAAACAAAAGAAGCTTGTCGTCATATTATAGATGAAGCTATAGCAAATAATATAACAACAAAAAAACAACTAGAAAAACTAAAAATACAAACATGTCGTGATATGAAACTTGCAGGTTTTATGAGTAATTCAAAAATACTACAGTATGCAAACGATGATGAACTTGAAATTGTAAGACCACTACTAATGAAAAAACCAACACGTACAATATCAGGAGTTGCAATTGTTGCTATAATGTGTCATCCTCATAAATGTCCACATGGACGATGTAAATACTGTCCTGAAAGTAGTATAGCACCACCAAGCTATACAGGAGAGGAACCTGCAGCATTGCGTGCACGTATGTTTAACTTCCACCCATATATTCAGACATTTAACAGACTCTACCAGTTACGTAATATTGGACATTCAATAGATAAAGTAGAACTTATTATTATGGGAGGAACATTTGCATCAAGATGTCTTGACTACCAGGAATGGTTTGTAACACAGGCACTACGTGCAATGAATGACTTTGAAGCAGTTGCAGCATCCATACCTAAAAATCAGCGTGAAATTGAAATAATACCACCTACTGATTTTAAATACATAGATGATGTACAAAAGATGAATGAGTCAAGTAAGGTACGTTGTGTAGGATTAACATTTGAAACAAGACCTGATTTTTCAAAAGTTGAAGATGTAAATCGTATGCTTAACTTTGGTGTAACACGTGTAGAACTTGGAGTACAAACACTATACAATCACATCTATAAACGTGTAGATCGTGGACATAAAATTAGTGATGTAATTGAAGCAAACCAAGCACTACGTGATAGTGCAATAAAAGTTGCAATGCATATGATGCCAGGACTATCATCATCAAAAAGCAGTGATATACGCATGTTTAAAAGACTCTTTAATGAGGAAGCATTTTCACCTGACATGCTTAAAATATATCCATGTCTAATTACGGAAGGGTCTGAATTCTATGATATGTGGCAGCGTGGTGAATATGAACCATACACATCAGAGGAAGCTGTTGATTTAATTGTAGAGGTTAAAAAAATACTTCCAAAATGGGTACGTACAATGAGAATTCAAAGAGATATTCCAGCAACACTAATTAATGCTGGTGTTAAAAAATCAAATCTTGGAGAACTTGTATATAACAGACTTGATGAGGAAGATATTCACTGTCAGTGTATACGATGTCGTGAAGTAGGACATAAAAAATCACAGGGAATTGATGTAGACTTTGATAGTATTGAACTACTGCGTGAAGATTACAAGGCAGTGGGAGGACGTGAAATATTCCTATCAGTTGAAGATACATCAAATGATATTCTTATAGGATTTACAAGACTAAGAATACCATCAAAAAATGCATTCCGTCCTGAAATTACGCCAACAACATCACTTATACGTGAACTTCATGTTTATGGACAGATGCAAAAAATTGGACAAAATGATGATAAACTCTGGCAACACCAGGGATATGGTGCAAAACTACTAGCTGAAGCAGAAATGATTGCAAAAGATGAATTTGGAAAAGATAAAATGTCAATAATAAGTGGTATTGGTGTACGTAACTACTACCGTAAGTTTGGATATGAAAAAGATGGACCTTACATGTCTAAAAATATCTAA
- a CDS encoding pyridoxal phosphate-dependent aminotransferase: MVYKKKEKRVPEGFDSVNEYFNYLYRRDDLIWMGQNTNHLQHVKDIEDALVEGARKRNYCKYPPPEGFPELKELVLKDLDLSSDIYDIQITASATESLYLAISTTLKCNENTIASDPGYLIINNFCNRFGDHVKEVPIYSDEHGYKLTGQLIRENIDENSKLVILIDPLNPTGAGYSEEEIKEIAEIAIENDLIVLHDITYRDFAKSHTLVAKYAPENTITVFSFSKIFGMAGLRIGAVISTPERIEDMRSSVINDLGTNILAQDAAIAGLKSKDQWIDEIKQTCFRNQELIKEAVDETPGAFMPVYPSEANMTIIDISGTGVDPVDLSNYMLKEKNIFIREGNYTSKLYGDRYVRISYSIPTEEVMEFRKEFKNSIEAVQKQKGIKVQQ, encoded by the coding sequence ATGGTATATAAAAAGAAGGAAAAAAGAGTTCCTGAAGGATTTGACTCAGTAAATGAATATTTTAATTACTTATATAGACGTGATGATTTAATATGGATGGGACAAAATACAAACCATCTACAACATGTAAAAGATATAGAAGATGCACTAGTTGAAGGTGCACGTAAAAGAAATTATTGTAAATATCCACCACCTGAAGGATTTCCAGAACTTAAAGAGTTAGTACTTAAAGATCTTGATTTATCAAGTGATATTTATGATATTCAAATAACAGCAAGTGCTACAGAATCATTATATCTTGCAATAAGTACAACTCTTAAATGTAATGAAAATACAATTGCATCAGATCCAGGCTATCTGATAATTAACAATTTCTGTAACCGTTTTGGAGATCATGTAAAAGAAGTACCAATATATTCAGATGAACATGGATATAAACTAACAGGTCAACTTATACGTGAAAATATCGATGAAAACTCAAAACTTGTAATTCTCATTGACCCATTAAATCCAACAGGTGCAGGATATTCAGAAGAAGAAATTAAGGAAATTGCAGAAATTGCAATAGAAAACGATCTTATTGTACTTCATGATATTACATATCGTGACTTTGCAAAATCACATACACTTGTTGCAAAATATGCACCAGAAAATACAATAACAGTTTTCAGTTTCTCAAAAATATTTGGTATGGCAGGACTAAGAATTGGTGCTGTAATTAGTACACCAGAAAGAATTGAAGATATGAGATCAAGTGTAATAAATGATCTTGGTACAAACATACTTGCTCAAGATGCAGCTATTGCAGGACTTAAAAGTAAAGATCAATGGATTGATGAAATAAAACAGACATGTTTCAGAAATCAGGAACTTATCAAGGAAGCTGTTGATGAAACACCAGGAGCATTTATGCCTGTATATCCATCAGAGGCAAACATGACAATTATTGATATTTCAGGAACTGGTGTTGATCCTGTAGATCTTTCAAATTATATGCTTAAAGAGAAAAATATCTTCATACGTGAAGGAAACTATACAAGTAAATTATATGGAGATAGATATGTACGTATAAGTTATTCAATTCCAACAGAAGAAGTTATGGAATTTAGAAAAGAATTTAAAAACTCCATAGAAGCAGTACAAAAACAAAAAGGTATTAAAGTACAACAATAA
- the radB gene encoding DNA repair and recombination protein RadB gives MRTLSDLKKTTFIATNSSLDELLGGGIEKGCITQFYGPPGCGKTNIALKILYESTKDGAKAIFMDTEGGISLERIEQIAGNDLNAILDNVFLLEPRSFDEQFLQINQIKGLLNEKDDIDILIIDSVVSLYRIEDGDPNEINKKLGKLMAELLILSREYDIAVVITNQIYSPFDSDDLIVEPIGGTVLKYWSKTIVSIEKDIVSDKRIATLKRHKIQPEGKQVSFEIVDEGIT, from the coding sequence TTGAGAACACTTTCAGATCTAAAAAAGACAACTTTTATAGCCACAAATTCATCTCTTGATGAACTTCTTGGCGGAGGTATTGAAAAAGGTTGTATCACACAGTTTTATGGTCCGCCAGGCTGTGGAAAGACAAATATAGCTTTAAAAATTTTGTATGAATCTACAAAAGATGGAGCCAAAGCCATATTTATGGATACTGAAGGTGGAATATCACTTGAAAGAATTGAGCAGATAGCCGGAAATGACCTTAATGCTATCTTAGATAATGTATTTCTACTAGAGCCAAGATCATTTGATGAACAGTTTTTACAGATTAATCAGATAAAAGGACTTCTAAATGAAAAAGATGATATTGATATTTTAATTATTGATTCGGTTGTATCATTATATCGTATAGAAGATGGAGATCCTAATGAGATAAATAAGAAGCTTGGTAAGCTAATGGCAGAACTTTTAATATTAAGCCGTGAATATGATATAGCGGTAGTTATCACTAATCAAATATATTCACCATTTGATAGTGATGATTTAATAGTTGAACCTATAGGTGGTACTGTACTAAAATATTGGAGTAAAACAATAGTATCAATTGAAAAAGATATTGTTTCAGATAAGAGAATAGCCACACTTAAAAGACATAAAATTCAACCAGAAGGAAAACAGGTTAGCTTTGAAATAGTAGATGAAGGAATTACATAA
- a CDS encoding STT3 domain-containing protein — protein sequence MNSKNKNLLKKVAPFVIVLLLFVSIFAIRAETVNIGGVQNESVKELYRDDSGLPYFTEIDSYYNYRLTENYLKTGHLGDTQINGTDWDSLSTSPNGREADYQPVIVVLTATVYKFLNMFSSVSLMQVAYWIGSFVGTLALIPAYFIVRRATKNEWGAIVAGVIAAAAPAYFIHTYGGFFDTDMFNVLIPLMIVLFLTEAVYAKKPVYKAGLAGLSAATLALYSLAWSGYTYMVLLTIGALILYIPASYIMDRKDGKDVSNKKQWLKENPATIPAVVFIILTVILLAITVGGSMFESISNVVGLSTSLQSATAGSAYPNVYVSVGEMQIPQFIDIASQSGGTFGLIYAVLGLVVMAALLMKKPVAKAQDKHYKKIKIETTAPKTKNYTPKVKKAEDEVKELGHTFIPGKLDFTDDEKHNNLFLFVVTLLWIVGIAVMLTQGTRFIEQFAIPLALLAGLFVGFVVKYVDLKTEQYPYVALIAIVMVLLAVVPPLMSDHAASSQSVGSTNDDMYNTLKWIKANTAEDTVLASWWDFGHLFTEVADRQVVFDGGSQNNMRAYWIGNALQTSDENLSAGILRMLANSGEDASNTLDLYTNNTTKTVQTLNKILPMDRNQANAELTGSLGLNEQQANSVLDKTHPANTKPVNLILSSDMLSKASWWSYFGTWDFQNQTSTHYSYYPANIAAEQVNGKTFIFGQDNGIVGVASTTNESEGMPMLFAYVDQSKLNKTLNMTTAEDKQRMCKELTDGTGNELIKPHKLTYIDGNRLYEKMVNNNSNMSMIVYNNGGGSYFAVLYDSHLEDSVFTKLYLESGMNTTRFNMTHSEPGISVWNVFEYPTAATSNAPQATENQTNKTT from the coding sequence ATGAACAGTAAAAATAAAAATCTACTAAAAAAAGTAGCACCTTTTGTTATTGTTCTTCTACTATTTGTTTCAATCTTTGCAATAAGGGCTGAAACAGTAAATATTGGTGGAGTTCAAAACGAAAGTGTAAAGGAATTATACCGAGATGACAGCGGTTTACCATATTTCACAGAGATAGATTCATATTATAATTATCGATTAACTGAGAATTATTTAAAAACAGGACATCTTGGAGATACACAGATAAATGGAACAGATTGGGATTCACTTTCAACATCCCCTAATGGGCGTGAAGCTGACTATCAACCTGTAATTGTAGTATTAACAGCAACAGTTTACAAGTTCCTAAATATGTTTTCATCAGTATCACTTATGCAAGTAGCATACTGGATAGGATCATTTGTTGGAACACTGGCATTAATACCAGCATACTTTATTGTAAGACGAGCTACCAAAAATGAGTGGGGTGCAATTGTAGCGGGTGTAATTGCAGCAGCAGCACCAGCATACTTTATACACACATATGGTGGTTTCTTTGATACAGATATGTTCAACGTATTAATACCACTGATGATTGTACTGTTCTTAACAGAAGCAGTATATGCCAAAAAACCTGTATATAAAGCCGGACTTGCAGGATTATCTGCAGCAACACTGGCACTGTATTCACTTGCATGGAGTGGGTACACATACATGGTACTTTTAACTATTGGTGCATTAATACTATACATCCCAGCATCCTATATAATGGATAGGAAGGATGGAAAAGACGTATCAAATAAGAAACAATGGCTTAAAGAAAATCCGGCAACAATACCTGCAGTAGTATTTATAATACTAACAGTAATACTTCTTGCAATAACAGTTGGAGGTTCAATGTTTGAATCAATATCAAATGTTGTAGGACTTTCAACATCACTCCAGAGTGCAACAGCTGGAAGTGCATATCCTAACGTATATGTATCTGTAGGTGAGATGCAAATACCACAATTTATTGACATTGCAAGTCAATCAGGTGGAACATTTGGATTAATTTATGCAGTATTAGGTCTTGTTGTAATGGCAGCATTACTTATGAAAAAACCTGTTGCTAAAGCACAAGATAAACATTACAAAAAAATAAAAATAGAAACAACAGCACCAAAAACAAAAAACTACACACCTAAAGTTAAAAAAGCAGAAGATGAAGTTAAAGAACTTGGACATACCTTTATCCCTGGAAAACTTGACTTTACAGATGATGAAAAACACAATAACCTATTCCTATTTGTAGTAACACTTTTATGGATAGTTGGAATAGCAGTAATGCTAACACAAGGTACAAGGTTCATAGAACAGTTTGCAATACCACTAGCATTACTTGCAGGATTATTTGTAGGATTTGTAGTTAAATATGTTGATCTTAAAACAGAACAATACCCATATGTAGCATTAATTGCTATTGTAATGGTGCTTCTTGCAGTAGTACCACCACTTATGAGTGACCATGCAGCATCATCACAGTCTGTTGGAAGTACAAACGATGATATGTACAACACACTTAAATGGATAAAAGCAAATACAGCAGAAGATACAGTACTTGCATCCTGGTGGGACTTTGGTCACCTCTTCACAGAGGTAGCAGATCGTCAAGTAGTATTTGATGGAGGTTCACAGAACAACATGCGTGCTTACTGGATTGGTAATGCACTGCAAACAAGTGATGAGAATCTTTCTGCAGGTATTTTAAGAATGCTTGCAAATAGTGGAGAAGATGCATCAAATACACTAGATTTATATACAAACAATACAACAAAAACAGTTCAAACATTGAATAAAATATTACCAATGGATAGAAATCAGGCAAATGCAGAACTTACAGGCTCATTAGGATTAAATGAACAACAAGCAAATTCAGTTCTTGATAAAACACATCCAGCAAATACAAAACCTGTAAATCTTATATTAAGTTCAGATATGCTTTCAAAAGCATCCTGGTGGTCATACTTTGGAACATGGGACTTCCAAAATCAGACTTCAACACACTATTCATACTATCCTGCAAACATAGCAGCAGAACAAGTAAATGGTAAAACCTTCATATTTGGTCAAGACAATGGTATTGTTGGTGTAGCATCAACAACAAATGAATCTGAAGGAATGCCAATGCTCTTTGCATATGTTGATCAGTCAAAACTTAATAAAACATTAAATATGACTACAGCAGAAGATAAACAGAGAATGTGTAAAGAACTTACAGACGGTACTGGAAATGAGTTAATTAAACCACATAAATTAACATATATTGATGGAAACAGATTATATGAAAAAATGGTTAACAACAACAGTAACATGTCAATGATTGTATATAACAATGGTGGAGGATCATACTTTGCAGTATTATATGACTCACACCTTGAAGATTCTGTATTTACAAAACTATATCTTGAAAGTGGAATGAACACTACAAGATTTAACATGACACATTCAGAGCCTGGAATAAGTGTATGGAATGTATTTGAATATCCAACAGCAGCAACTTCAAATGCACCACAGGCTACAGAAAATCAAACCAATAAAACAACATAG
- a CDS encoding DEAD/DEAH box helicase codes for MTHEMITYFQNKKWFRDRIEHIEEIPPKPPRYTTADVNLPPVISDYLDSKGIKLYTHQYKTLEYLREGYNVTLTTPTSSGKTLSFTLPVMENLAENPDNTALYIYPTKALANDQFKAVEEFDRECDLEIYPAKFDGDTPKSERRKIKQTSRLVLTNPYELHMILPWHKQWSRFFKNLKYVVIDEAHQYRGVFGSNVALLIRRFKRICRYYGSDPQFIVSTATLANAEEFGEKLTGLDFKIVDENGAPSARKHFIFFNPYAIESKNPSIHTDTQKLFTTYLRHGLQTICFEVSRKMAEVVALRSKRELESKDIQLANKITAYRAGYTADERKEIEDDLKDGKIKGVVTTNALELGINIGSLDSVIISGYPGTLISTWQQAGRAGRRNQEALITMVAFQNPLDQYFMKHPELFFNKSHEHAIIDLNNRHILRGHLKCAAHELPIRFNEIEDFGFDDEGVVFDEISDLEMENILNYSHDVWSYSNEELMKNDTPNLGVNLSDVRSEEYKVFVGSQFLESMSEKQAFREAHEDAVLIHNGEEYLVESMDIQERRIYVKKKNLNYYTQPLKDIDVKIIKEEKNKSISDIKISYGKLNVTEEYNRFNIIKYSKVASSKKLNLPPLNFKTKGLWFTIPHDIKQHLQSEIISDVKFSDMFMGAMQGVVNIMLAVCPFHVMCDSYDLGGVTENMHQSTLNSTIFIYDAFEDGVGLTAKAYNLFEDIIKMAHDLICECDCSDGCPGCIYSSQNQSDNKYLNKKATKIILEDLYEIIVDNNNLNFSKKNRC; via the coding sequence ATGACACATGAAATGATAACATATTTTCAAAACAAGAAATGGTTCAGAGATAGAATTGAACATATTGAGGAAATTCCACCAAAACCACCAAGATATACAACAGCTGATGTTAACCTACCACCTGTAATTTCAGATTACCTGGATAGTAAAGGTATAAAACTCTACACACACCAGTATAAGACTCTTGAATATCTAAGAGAAGGTTATAATGTTACACTAACAACACCAACATCAAGTGGAAAAACATTATCATTTACACTACCTGTTATGGAAAATCTAGCAGAAAATCCTGACAACACTGCCCTTTACATCTATCCTACAAAGGCTCTTGCAAACGACCAGTTTAAGGCAGTTGAGGAGTTTGACCGTGAATGTGATCTTGAAATATATCCTGCTAAATTTGATGGAGATACACCAAAATCTGAAAGACGTAAAATTAAACAGACCTCACGTCTTGTTCTTACAAATCCATATGAGCTTCACATGATTCTTCCATGGCACAAACAGTGGAGTAGATTTTTTAAAAATTTAAAGTATGTTGTTATTGATGAAGCACACCAGTATCGTGGAGTATTTGGGTCAAATGTAGCACTTCTTATACGTAGATTTAAACGTATATGCCGATATTATGGCTCTGATCCACAGTTTATTGTATCAACAGCAACACTTGCTAATGCTGAGGAATTTGGTGAAAAACTAACAGGACTTGATTTTAAGATTGTTGATGAAAATGGTGCTCCATCTGCACGTAAACATTTCATATTTTTCAATCCTTATGCTATTGAATCTAAAAATCCATCAATTCATACAGATACACAGAAACTATTTACAACATATCTTAGACATGGACTTCAGACGATATGCTTTGAAGTATCACGTAAGATGGCAGAAGTTGTAGCTCTTAGATCTAAACGTGAACTTGAAAGTAAGGATATTCAACTTGCAAATAAAATTACAGCATATCGTGCAGGTTATACTGCAGATGAAAGAAAAGAGATTGAAGATGACCTGAAAGATGGAAAGATTAAAGGTGTTGTTACAACAAATGCACTTGAACTTGGAATAAATATTGGATCACTTGATAGTGTAATAATATCAGGATATCCTGGAACTCTTATATCTACATGGCAACAGGCAGGTCGTGCTGGTCGTCGTAATCAGGAAGCATTAATTACAATGGTTGCATTTCAAAATCCTCTTGATCAATACTTCATGAAGCATCCAGAGTTATTTTTCAATAAAAGTCATGAACATGCAATTATTGACTTAAATAATAGACACATACTACGAGGACATCTTAAATGTGCAGCACATGAGTTACCAATACGATTTAATGAAATTGAAGACTTTGGATTTGATGATGAGGGTGTTGTATTTGATGAAATAAGTGATCTTGAAATGGAGAATATTCTTAATTATTCACATGATGTTTGGAGTTATTCAAATGAAGAACTTATGAAAAATGACACACCAAATCTCGGAGTTAATCTTAGTGATGTACGATCTGAGGAATATAAGGTATTTGTTGGATCACAATTCCTTGAAAGTATGAGTGAAAAACAGGCATTTCGTGAAGCACATGAGGATGCTGTTCTCATACACAATGGTGAGGAATATCTTGTTGAAAGTATGGACATCCAGGAACGACGTATCTATGTTAAAAAGAAGAATCTTAACTACTACACACAGCCTCTAAAGGATATTGATGTTAAAATTATAAAAGAAGAAAAAAATAAGAGTATCTCAGATATTAAGATTTCATATGGAAAATTAAATGTTACAGAGGAATATAATAGATTTAATATTATTAAATATAGTAAAGTTGCATCATCAAAGAAACTTAATCTTCCACCACTAAACTTTAAAACAAAAGGTTTATGGTTTACAATTCCACATGATATTAAACAACACCTGCAGAGTGAAATAATATCTGATGTTAAGTTTTCTGACATGTTTATGGGTGCAATGCAGGGTGTTGTAAATATTATGCTTGCTGTATGTCCATTCCATGTAATGTGTGATTCATATGATCTTGGTGGTGTTACAGAAAATATGCACCAGTCAACACTAAATTCTACAATCTTCATATATGATGCATTTGAAGATGGAGTGGGACTTACTGCTAAGGCATATAACTTATTTGAGGATATTATTAAAATGGCACATGATCTTATATGTGAATGTGACTGTAGTGATGGATGTCCTGGATGTATTTATTCATCACAAAACCAGTCAGATAATAAGTATCTTAATAAGAAAGCTACTAAGATTATTCTTGAAGATCTCTATGAAATAATAGTAGATAATAATAATTTAAATTTTTCTAAAAAAAATAGGTGTTGA